In Methanosarcina barkeri MS, a single window of DNA contains:
- a CDS encoding MarR family winged helix-turn-helix transcriptional regulator translates to MSDTNERREMGLLILEREVLFNKLVERKFSEMISKVRSKGPEKLGRQQSNAILIIGTMGEMIPSYLGLCMNMDRSSLSRMIDSMEKKGLVYRKTDTKDRRKIMIFLTEMGEEYYEILKEKAEEIQTSTTDLLNEQDLKKYKACIKTEISILKKIDSKLNAKE, encoded by the coding sequence ATGTCAGATACTAATGAGAGGAGAGAAATGGGGCTATTGATACTGGAAAGGGAAGTACTTTTTAACAAATTGGTTGAAAGAAAATTCTCTGAAATGATATCCAAAGTCAGATCAAAAGGACCCGAAAAGCTCGGCAGACAACAGTCTAATGCTATTCTAATAATTGGCACGATGGGAGAAATGATTCCTTCATACCTTGGTCTGTGTATGAATATGGATAGGAGTAGCCTTTCAAGAATGATAGATTCCATGGAAAAAAAAGGACTTGTTTATAGAAAGACAGATACTAAAGACAGAAGAAAAATTATGATATTTTTAACCGAAATGGGGGAAGAGTACTATGAAATTCTTAAGGAGAAAGCGGAAGAGATTCAAACTTCTACAACAGATCTTCTTAACGAACAGGATCTCAAAAAATATAAAGCCTGCATAAAAACAGAGATAAGTATTCTGAAAAAAATCGATTCCAAACTAAATGCAAAAGAATGA
- a CDS encoding PKD domain-containing protein: MRSKIFLTSLAFAFLLLIATVASAGQEIQITPYGERGLTPAIYDNKIAWLDKYINGSLHLRDLSTGKEIQITEDPWYSYLAVYNDKIVWGSGGQNIYLYNISTNNKTLLSISESENKGAGDSLTIYGDKIVWRDQSSGYRDIYMYDLCTYNKTRITTNRSTKDPVIYGDKIVWQEDPSFGFGSSYHDIYVYNLSTSNKTRVTTNRSTSNPKVYGDRIVYIEGNNIYLHNLSTSIETQITFNGSRKDKLAIYGDRIVWQDGRNGNWDIYIYDLSEDKEIQITNDEADQLNPAIYGDKIVWEDYRNDRENMYYCSIYMYDFSAKPTIPFASFSANMTSKSGNMPLTVLFTYNSTGGTPISWYWDFGDGINSKHAQTATHTLKKPGTYDVSLTVTNFAGNSTLKKSNYITVTPQQAPIADFFSPEVYHANTYGGSVPTKTVSFVDNSTGSPTSWLWDFGDGNTSTEQNTTHVYDVEGGYTVNLTVKNAVGSNTTSKYGYVLVGLGDGSVAPEHFSSNVISGDAPLKVTFHGGTGYANYWTFGDGSQQYVGENQTVEHTYLEPGQYTVSLSEDNVGGTAAITKYHYITVTGLTRPVASFTSEKVSVPMSLTIAFTDTSIGKPTSWYWTFGDGASSTKQNPTHTYSTAGNYTVSLTASNENSTNSTFRVIDVFKTTGPFAYVTNDRNISVIDTATDKVVDTMEIGSGLVGVAVNPTGTKVYAANETNNTVSVIDTSISKVIATVNGLNSPYAIAITPDGKKAYVTNNSGAVFENGTVSVIDTGTNTVTDTIKVGSVPHGVAVSPDGAKVYVTNYYDISVIDTATNKVTATLNVGQYPAGIAVSPDGTKIYVTNGVSNNVSVIDTETNNVTATLPVGDDPVRVVVTPDGTKLYVTNHKGNTTSVINTTTNTVTATIPGNGPYGVSITPDGKKVYVTNLGSILSGKTVSVIDTAANTVIATVKVGSYPREVAVASYGK, encoded by the coding sequence ATGAGAAGTAAGATTTTTTTGACTTCGTTAGCTTTTGCTTTTTTGTTACTGATCGCAACAGTAGCATCAGCTGGACAGGAAATTCAAATTACACCTTATGGCGAGAGAGGTCTTACTCCTGCTATCTATGATAACAAAATTGCATGGTTGGACAAGTATATCAATGGAAGTCTCCACCTGCGAGATTTGTCTACAGGTAAAGAGATACAGATAACTGAAGATCCATGGTACTCATATCTTGCTGTTTATAACGATAAGATAGTGTGGGGATCTGGAGGGCAAAACATCTATTTGTACAATATATCTACAAATAATAAAACTTTACTTTCAATTTCAGAGTCGGAAAATAAAGGGGCAGGGGATTCTTTAACTATATACGGTGACAAAATCGTATGGAGAGATCAAAGCAGTGGGTATCGGGACATCTACATGTATGATCTCTGCACTTATAATAAAACCCGAATTACAACTAACCGATCAACTAAGGATCCCGTCATCTACGGAGACAAAATAGTATGGCAGGAAGATCCTAGCTTTGGCTTTGGAAGTTCATACCATGACATCTATGTGTATAATCTATCAACTTCCAATAAAACTCGAGTTACAACCAATAGATCAACATCGAACCCTAAGGTCTACGGTGACAGGATTGTATACATAGAAGGTAATAATATCTACTTACATAATCTCTCAACTTCTATAGAGACTCAGATAACCTTCAATGGGTCACGAAAGGATAAGCTTGCTATCTATGGTGACAGGATAGTGTGGCAGGATGGCCGCAACGGAAATTGGGATATATACATATATGATCTTTCTGAAGATAAAGAAATTCAGATTACTAATGATGAAGCAGATCAACTTAACCCTGCTATTTACGGTGACAAAATAGTATGGGAAGATTATCGTAATGATAGGGAAAACATGTACTATTGCAGTATATACATGTACGATTTCTCAGCTAAACCTACAATTCCTTTTGCTTCTTTTTCTGCTAATATGACATCTAAATCCGGAAATATGCCGTTAACTGTGTTATTTACTTATAACAGCACGGGTGGAACTCCCATATCCTGGTATTGGGATTTTGGAGATGGTATAAATTCAAAACATGCTCAAACAGCCACACACACACTCAAAAAACCTGGAACTTATGATGTTAGTCTTACAGTAACCAATTTCGCAGGCAATAGTACGCTGAAGAAATCAAATTATATCACTGTCACTCCTCAACAAGCTCCTATTGCAGACTTCTTTTCTCCAGAAGTATATCATGCTAACACTTATGGAGGGTCAGTTCCCACAAAAACCGTATCATTTGTCGATAATAGCACAGGTTCACCGACTTCCTGGCTTTGGGACTTTGGAGACGGTAATACCTCAACAGAGCAAAATACAACCCATGTGTATGATGTAGAGGGAGGATATACCGTAAATCTAACTGTTAAGAACGCTGTGGGTAGTAATACAACAAGTAAGTATGGATATGTACTTGTTGGCCTGGGTGATGGATCTGTTGCTCCAGAACATTTCTCCTCAAATGTAATATCCGGAGATGCACCACTGAAAGTAACGTTTCATGGAGGAACCGGATATGCCAATTATTGGACTTTTGGAGATGGTTCTCAACAATACGTTGGTGAGAACCAAACAGTAGAGCATACATATCTGGAACCCGGACAATATACCGTGAGCTTATCTGAAGACAATGTTGGTGGCACAGCTGCAATAACAAAATATCATTATATTACTGTAACCGGACTTACAAGACCAGTGGCTTCTTTTACTTCAGAAAAGGTGTCTGTTCCAATGTCACTGACAATAGCATTCACTGATACGAGTATTGGAAAGCCAACATCCTGGTATTGGACTTTTGGAGATGGCGCTTCTTCAACCAAACAGAATCCAACTCATACATATTCTACAGCAGGAAACTATACGGTTTCCCTGACAGCAAGTAATGAGAACAGTACAAATTCAACGTTTAGAGTAATCGATGTGTTCAAAACCACGGGACCATTTGCATATGTTACTAACGACAGGAATATCTCTGTAATTGATACAGCTACGGATAAAGTTGTAGACACGATGGAGATAGGAAGTGGTTTAGTGGGGGTTGCAGTTAATCCGACTGGGACAAAGGTATATGCTGCAAATGAAACCAACAACACTGTCTCTGTAATTGACACAAGTATAAGCAAGGTTATAGCCACAGTTAATGGATTAAATTCACCTTATGCAATTGCAATTACGCCAGACGGGAAAAAGGCATATGTTACGAACAACAGCGGCGCTGTCTTTGAAAATGGCACAGTCTCCGTTATTGACACAGGCACTAATACTGTTACGGATACAATTAAGGTAGGCAGCGTCCCTCATGGAGTTGCAGTTAGCCCGGATGGAGCAAAGGTATACGTAACAAATTATTATGATATTTCTGTAATTGATACGGCAACAAACAAGGTTACAGCTACGCTCAATGTAGGACAGTATCCTGCTGGAATTGCAGTTAGTCCGGATGGAACAAAGATATATGTGACTAATGGTGTCAGCAATAATGTCTCTGTAATTGATACAGAAACAAATAATGTTACAGCTACGTTACCTGTAGGAGATGATCCTGTTAGAGTTGTGGTCACTCCAGATGGAACAAAGTTATATGTGACGAACCATAAGGGAAATACCACATCTGTAATTAACACAACAACCAATACCGTAACAGCCACGATACCAGGAAATGGTCCTTACGGAGTATCAATCACCCCTGACGGGAAAAAAGTATATGTCACAAACCTAGGTAGC